The genomic stretch AGCAGCAACCCTCTGCGTGGGGGTAATAGGAATGTACCACTCGggcatcggcggcggcggcttcaTGCTCGTCCGCGACGAGCTTGGCCGCCATGAGGTCATCGACTACCGGGAGACTGCCCCTTCTTCTGCGCACAAAGACATGTACAAACATGATCGAAACGCCTCAGtgattggggggttggcggtgggggtgCCGGGGGAGATTAGAGGGCTGGGGTATCTGCAGGAAAAGTatgggaggttggggtggaaggaggtggtgatgcctGCTGTCGAGGTTGCGAGGGAGGGGTTTACGGTTGGCGAGGATTTGGTCAAGTACATGAAGGCTGCGAGTGCCAATGATGACTTTTTGGTGAGCGATCCGGTTTGGGCGCAGGATTTTGCGCCGAATGGGACGttgttgggattgggggaTAGGATtacgaggaagaggttggcgagTACGCTTGAGAAAATTGCCAATGAAGGACCTGAGGCGTTCTACGAAGGAGAAATCGCCAACTCGATTATCAAGACTGTTCAGGAGAATAACGGGACGATGACGCATGACGATTTGAGAGAGTATACCATCCGCATGAAGCAGCCCCTCAGCATTGATTACCGCGGCTTCAAGCTTTACACGACGGTTGCACCCAGCAGCGGCGCAGTCAcgctcaacatcctcaaggTCATGGAGCAGTTCCCCCCTGAGGACTTGGCAGACAAGAGCTTGACTGCCCACAGGCTTACCGAGGCGATGAAGTTTGCTTATGGAGCACGTCAAGAACTTGGTGACCCTGATTTCATCAGAGGGTTGACAGCGTTCCAAAAGACCATGTtgagcgaggagaaggcccAACAAATCCGCAAGATGATCATGGATAACCAGACCCAGGCTCTGGACGTGTACAACCCACAATCGGTGTACGCTGCTGAAAGCTCGGGAACCTCTCACCTTGTTGCGTCTGACGAGACAGGCATGACAGTTACCTCCACCACGACAATCAACCTGCTTTTTGGGGCAAAAATCATGACCGACACTGGCATCATCCTGTAAGCCCCCGCTTCCGCTCTCTCAAACAAAGctaacaaccccccccttccagcaACAACGAAATGGACGACTTTTCCCAACCCGGCCGCCCCAACTCCTTCGGCTTCGAGCCCTCGCCCAACAACTTCATCGCCCCTTACAAGCGCCCCCTgtcctccatcaccccccttATTGTCGAACACGCCAGCAACGGCTCCCTTTTCTTTGCCACAGGAGCAGCCGGCGGATCGAGGATTATCTCTTCTACGATGCAAGTTGCCTTTGGGATCATGTCCGCCATTGATCAGGGACGTAGTGCCGTTGGGGAGATGTACGAGGCCATCAAAACCCCGAGGTTACACCACCAGCTCATGCCTAATGTTTTGAATGTTGAGACGGGGTATGACGAGAGTGTTtttgttgggttggggagcaAGCAGCATAATGTTTCTTGGATGGCTCCGGGACAGAGCTCAGCGCAAGGGTTGCTGAGGTTGTATAACGGGACTTTTGAGGCGGTTGGGGAGACGAGGCAGTTGAACTCGGGTGGTTTGACTCTTTAACTCTCTTATTTTCAGGATACATAATAACGCTCACATACAATCATTACCCACAGCCAGCCCTTCCCCATTGCCCTGTCTACTTGCTAGTATCAACCACATACCTCCCCACAatcttgccctcctccatcatctggTACACCTCGCCCAGCTGGCTCAATCCAACAGTCTTATACGGCACCTTGATCAAACCC from Podospora pseudopauciseta strain CBS 411.78 chromosome 3, whole genome shotgun sequence encodes the following:
- a CDS encoding hypothetical protein (EggNog:ENOG503NVUM; MEROPS:MER0003580; COG:E); translation: MYISILPLALSLASTFTLTSGLPAPFRYSPEQEQCVLNLDPSTAPNGTRGAVASESKLCSQIGIDMISKGGTAADALVAATLCVGVIGMYHSGIGGGGFMLVRDELGRHEVIDYRETAPSSAHKDMYKHDRNASVIGGLAVGVPGEIRGLGYLQEKYGRLGWKEVVMPAVEVAREGFTVGEDLVKYMKAASANDDFLVSDPVWAQDFAPNGTLLGLGDRITRKRLASTLEKIANEGPEAFYEGEIANSIIKTVQENNGTMTHDDLREYTIRMKQPLSIDYRGFKLYTTVAPSSGAVTLNILKVMEQFPPEDLADKSLTAHRLTEAMKFAYGARQELGDPDFIRGLTAFQKTMLSEEKAQQIRKMIMDNQTQALDVYNPQSVYAAESSGTSHLVASDETGMTVTSTTTINLLFGAKIMTDTGIILNNEMDDFSQPGRPNSFGFEPSPNNFIAPYKRPLSSITPLIVEHASNGSLFFATGAAGGSRIISSTMQVAFGIMSAIDQGRSAVGEMYEAIKTPRLHHQLMPNVLNVETGYDESVFVGLGSKQHNVSWMAPGQSSAQGLLRLYNGTFEAVGETRQLNSGGLTL